The genomic interval GATCAGTCTGTCCGTGCCGCGTGTCCTCGGCCGGGCCGGGGTGCTCGACACGGTCCTCCCGGCCCTGACGGGCGCGGAGCGTGACGCCCTGGAGCGCAGTGCGCAGGTGCTCAGGGACGCCCGGGCGCAGCTGCAGGGGTAGGCGCGGCGGGCGGGTCACCGTCCATGAATTCCCCCGTGATGGTGCCGCCCTCGCCCTTCACGGCGTAGACCTCGTTGCGTTCCAGGTCATACACAATCAGCCCGGCGCGCAGCGTGTCATTTCCCTTCACGCTGCGCGCCGGCTCCTCGGCCGTGCCGTACAGCCGCGCCACGTTGCGGGTGTCGTCGTACTCCACGCGCGCCGCCTCGCTGACCCGTCCGCCTGCCGAGTTCAGGACCACGTTGCCCACCAGGGTGGTCTTCTCGTCGTCCACACTCACCTCAATCCGGTCACTCTTGCCGGTCAGGGGGTCGGTGTCGCTGCTCCGCCGGAACACGATCGGACCGTCAATGCGGGCCACACCGTCCGAACTGTCGTACACCAGTTTCTGGCCCTTCAGTTCGGTGCGGCCCTGCGTGACCAGGACCGTGTCCGGCGCCGCCTGCGGCGCGGCCTCCACGGCGCAGCGACTCAGGCGGTCCGTTTTTCCTTCCGGCGCTTCGTCCAGAAACCTGGCGGTGCCGCCACTGGCCTCCACCCGGCCGTCACTGCCCTCCTGGCCGTCCCTGGGCGGCAGTTGCGTCACGACGGCCAGGGGCACGCGGATCACGTTCTTGTCGATGGTGAGCCGCACCCCGCCGACGCCTGCCTCACTGAACACCGCGAGGGTTGGCGTGTTCTCCGGCTCACCGTCCTGGGGCGTGCAGATCGCGAAGATGCCCGTCTCATCACTCGTGCCGGACTTGACGATCACGATTCGCCGCTCAACGCCGTCCTTCTCGCTGCGGCGCACCAGTTCCAGACTTGACTGCTCCGCCTCCGCTCCGGCCGGGGCGTCATCCGGGGCAGGCGAGGTGGCTGGCGCCGGCGTGACCTGCGCAGCAGGCCCGGTCTGCGCCAGCGCCCACACGAAGGGCGCCCCCCCGCCGAGCAGCAGGGCCAGGGTCAGGCGCGCAGCAACGGTCCAGCGGGAGGGCAGCATGCGAGGAGTTTACTTCTCGCGGGTGAGCCGGAACTGATCGGTGGGGATCTTGTACGCCGCGTTCAGGGCGCGCACCCGCGCCAGATCAGTGCGCTGCTCCAGGTACCCGCTGGCGGGAGCCTTGACCGTCACGCGGCTCTTGCTGTCCACGCTCACGGCGTTGCCCACCACGTACGCCACGTTCTTCCGGTCGTCGTAGTACACGGCGTCCCCGGTGGTGGTGGTCGTGCCCTGGACGAGCTTCACGCCGCCGCGGACGTACAGCGTCTTGCTTTTCGTCAGGGCGCGCACCTCCTGACCGGTGATGATCAGCTCTTTCTGGCCGCTCTTCGCGGCGCGCGTCAGGCTGGGGGTGCCGGTCAGGAGCGCCAGCTCACGCTTCTCGTCGAAGATGAGTTTGTCGGCCTTGCCGCTCTGCGCGCCGTTGGAGAGGGTGACGTTCCCCGTGCTGGTGGACTCGTCGTTGTCCACGTCCAGGCTCATGGTGGCGGCCCTGATGGTGACCGTGTCCCCGTCTGCCTTGTTCTCCGGAACGAACGTGGCGCTTGCACTGCCGTTCAGGACGCCCTGCCCGGTGCTCTCGTCGTAGGCAAGGCTGCTGCCGGTCGCACTCAGACGCCCGCGGTCGACCTTCACGTTCCCGGTGAAATTCGCGGTGCGTCTGCCCTTGGCCTCGATCAACGGGGTGCCCTTCGGGGCGGCGAGAACCGCCTGTGCCGCCTCAATGTTCAGGGTGCTGACCCTGGCCTTGACCGGGTTGCCCACGAACGTCAGCGGGCCGTTGCGCACGTCGCCGCGCGGGCCGCCTTCAATGGTGATCAGGCGTTTGCCGGCGTCAGTCTGCGCGAGCACGGGGGCGGTCAGGGCCAGCAGGACCAGCAGGGAAGTCGTCTTGTTCATGGGGTCTCCTTGGGGTGCAGGTGGGTGGCGGCTCAGCCGAGCGGGACGCGGCGACCGTTCTCACAGGTTTCCGTGGGGTCAAGGGCAAAGCTGTACTTCGAGGTGGCCGGATCCGAGTCCTCGATCACGAAATCGAAGGTCATCTTCAGGCGGCCGACCGTGCCGTTCATATTGGGTGAGCTGATGCGGGCCGTCGCCGCGCTGAAGCCCTGCCCCTGCTCGATCCTGACGGGCGCCTGGGCGCCGCCCGTCAGGTCGATGTCCGCACACTGCTGCACCAGCGTGATGCGCGCCTGACGGGTGGTCAGGTTGTCCTGGCCGTCAATGGTGAGATCCGGGGCACTCAGGGTGGCGTCCAGTCGCTCGGTGACCTGCCCGGCAGCGCTGCGTTCCTTCACGACCCGCTGCCCGCCGGACAGACCGGTCAGGAGTGTCGTGCCGGCCACAGGGTCGTTCTTCACGTCCGAGGCCCGGAAACTCCATACGGCGTTCGGATCGCGTGACGGAAACAACCTGAGCTGCACACCACTCAGGCGCGCACCGGACTGACTGGCGTCCGGTGCCCCCGTGGGCAGGAACGCGAACAGCAGGGCGAACCCCACAATGCCCGTCAGGGCGTACAGGCCGACGTTGTGCACGGCCGCACTCTAGCGCGCCGGTCTCATGAGAGTGATGGGGGTCCCGTGGGATTCCGCAGGGGGGCGCTACCCTGCACGCATGATCGACTCGCACACCCACCTGGACTACCTGGACGATCCGGCCAGCGCGCGCGGCGAGCTGGGGCTGAGTGCCATGATCTGCGTCGGCGCCAGCCCCCAGCACGCCCGGAACGCCGTGGCACTCGCCGAGCAGTTCAGTGACGTGTACGCCACCGTGGGCCTGCACCCCACCGACACCGCAGAAGACAGCCCGGAAGCCCGCGCGCAGCTCGAAGCCCTGGCCGGGCACCCCCGCGTGGTCGGCATCGGCGAAAGCGGCCTGGACGACTACTGGGACCCCACCAAACGCGCGGCCCAGCAGCAGGCCTTCGAGTGGCAGCTGGACCTCGCCCGGCGCAACGGGAAAACCCTGGTCATCCACACCCGCGACCAGGCCGGTCAGGACAGCGCCCACCGGGGCGTCATGGACATCCTGAACGCCTGGCCGGACGTACCGGTGATCCTGCACTGCTTCAGCGGGCACCAAGGACTGCTGCGCTTCGGGTTGCACCGCGGGGAACACACCTTCTTCGGCTTCGCGGGCAACACCACCTACAAGACGGCGCTCGACATTCAGGCCGCCGCGCGCGACCTGCCGCTGTCACGCCTCCTGCTGGAAACGGACGCGCCGTTCCTGGCTCCCGTTCCGAAACGCGGCAAACCCAACCGGCCCGGGTACGTCCGGCACACCCTGAATTTCATCGCCGCGCTGCGGGACATGGACCCAGCCGACCTGGAGCGCGCCACGGACGAGAACACCCGCCGCGCCTACCACCTGCCCACGCCGCAGTAACGCCCCCCGGACGCGCCAGGCCTGCACGCGGCATCATAAACGTCATGACCGCGACCCTTCCCCCAACCCTGTCCGCCCAGGCCCAGGCGGTGCTGGACGTCATTCACACGCGCCGCACAGTGGACCTTGCGCTGCTGCAACCCGACCCGGTGCCACGTGAGGTGACCGAAGCAATCCTGACGGCCGGCACGTGGGCCCCGACGCACGGACGGACCGAACCGTGGCGGTTCACGGTGTTCACCGGGCCAGGGCGCGCGCAGCTCGCAGAAATGTTCGCGCAGGCGTACGCGGCGGGCAGCGCCCCTGACCGTGACAGCGAGCCGGCCCTCGCAGCGCAACGGGCCCGGGCGTGGCGGGCACCCCTGTGGATCAGCCTGGAACTGCACATGCCAGCCCGGCCAAAAATGCCGGAGTGGGAAGAGCAGGCGGCACTGGCGTGCGCGGCACAGAACATGCTGCTGGCCGCCACGGCGTTCGGTCTGGCCGGCAAGTGGGTCAGTGGCCCGGTCATGATCAGTCCAGTCACGGCCGCGGCCCTCGGCGCCCCGAAACTGCTGGGATTGCTGTACCTGGGCTACCCGGCGGGTGACCGGCCCGCCAGCACGCGCGCGCCCCTGTCGGAAAAGGTCACCTGGGTAGAGTAACGACCGTCACCGGGGCTTCAGGAAAAACTCCACGCTGCGGCCCAGAGCCAAACGGAGATTCACACTGAGATTGTGGTTGCCCCCAGGGTACCGGCAGGCTTCGACAGGCTGGCCAGCGGCCCGCAGGTCCCGCGCGAGGGCATGCCGAAAGGCGTACGGCATGTCCTCGTCCGCGGTACCGTGATGTAGCTGCAGGGGCCGACCGCGCAGTTTCCTCAGAGACATGCTCGGGCTCAGCAGGCGCAGGAAGCGCCGGTTCCGCGGGCTCCGGGCGCGGGGCGCACCAGCCGGTGGATTCCAGTCGGTGGACAGAACGTCATACCCGGCTACACCCCGGTCCACAACGACGCAGCTTTCAGATCCGGGTCGATCAGCATGGCCTTCAGGCTCAACTGCCCATCCCTAGAGTGCCCCCACAGGCCCATGCGGGCAGAGTTCACGCGGTGTCCTTTTTCAGGCTCGTCAGCGCAGTCATCACATCCGTGGTGTACCCAGCGTAGTACCCCGCCCAGATCTTCACCCTCGCTGCTGCTGTGCCCGCCGTCATCACTTTTGAGGGTCACGAACCCCGCCTGGGCGAGGCGTCCTGGCAGGCCACGTACCGCTCGGCGCTTCGGCACGCCCGGGGCGAAATGTAGCCGTGATTAAGCACAATGGCCATCCGCTCTTCGGGGCCGCGCCCCGCGGCACGGTCAGCAGCGCGTTGATCCGCAGGCCGTCCGACTGGGAGCTCATCACCTGCCGCGTGTTGTTGCTGCGTGGCATGAGTGGCTAACGCACCGTCAGCGCCTTGCCCGGTTAGGACTTCTGCCGGATCTTAGGCGACTCATCCGGGCTGCTTCCACAGTGTTCAACGCTCGTTCAACGCTGCTGGGTCCGAGCCGCGAGGTCAGAACTCGCAGAGCAGGACCAGCACATACCTCCACGCTCAAGGGCTTTCCTCCGCACAAAAGCACTTCGGTCAACGGGCGGAGCTTAAGCGACCCACGACTGCCTGAACAGTGGGTGTGAGCAGCCTGAGTCAAGCTTGCGGCTCCACCAGCCGGCCGCTATGATGATGCTCCACAGCAAGACAACGCTTGATCTCACATCAGGCACCTGAACGGCCTTCACGCTGTTGCGCTCCCGTATGGACCGATGACAGATGAAGCCTGGGCAGGTTTTCAAGGAGCACACATGAAGCGAACTGGCCCGTTCCTGTTTCTTGCCCTGACCGGTGCACTCCTCACAGCGTGCACGCCACACAGAACCCCCGATGCCACCAAACCGGCTGTCACCCTGACTGCGGCCCCCACCACGGTCAACGCGTCCAGAGCCATCACCCTGACCGCGACGGCCACGGACAACGTCGGGGTGAGTCAGGTGGCGTTCTACCGCGGGACGACCCTGATCAGCACCGACACCACTGCCCCCTACACGGCCACGGACAACGTGACCAGTGCTCAGAACGGCACCCTGACCTACCGCGCCGTGGCATCCGACGCTGCTGGCAACACCGCTGAGGCAAGCGCCACTGTGACGGTCGCCATTGCTGACGCGAACGAGCCCAATGACAGCGTCGCGACTGCCACGACGCTGGCGATCGGCGGAACGGCCAACGGGGCGATCACGGCTCAGGGGCGCGACATGGACTACTTCAAGTTCACGGCCACCACGGGCGACATGCTGCAACTGAATGTCCGCAGTGTCAGCGTGAACCCCAGCAGCACCCTGGACCCCTACGTGACGATCCTGATGCCCGACGGGAAGACCATCCTGGAGAAGGATGATGACAGTGGCGCCGGCCTGGAATCCGAGATCCGCTTCAACGTTCCCCAGAGTGGCACCTACACCGTGGTGGTGACCAGCTTCAATATTCACGACGATCCCGTTGCCACCGACGATAAGGCCACCAACACCTACCAGATCGCCCTGAGCCGCCGTTAAGGCGCGTGAACGCAAGGAGTTCCCTGTGAAGACTTCCCTCAAGACCGTGTCCCTGCTGAGCCTGGCGCTCGTCCTGGGTGCCTGCGGTAACAACAGCGCCCCCACTGCCCAGAAGAACCCCGTGAAGAATACGCAGGCGGCTGCCAGCGTGCCCGCCAGATGGTTCGTGGAACTGCAGGGCGACCCGACGACCTTGAGCAGCCAGAGTGTCACCGGGCAGCAGGCCGCGTTCCGCGCCCAGGCGGCTCAGCTGGGCCTGAAGTATCAGGAACTGAAGAGTTACCACACGCTGTTCAACGGCTTCGTCGTGCAGGCCACGCAGGCGAACATCAACCGCATCAGCCGTATGCCCGGCGTGCTGGGCGTGTACCCGGTGCAGGAAGTCAAAGCGCCCATCGTGGAACGCAATCTGACGGCCGCCCTGACGCCAGAGATGTACTCCGCCAACAAGATGACCGGCGCCGACATTGCCCAGAACGAACTGGGGCTGACGGGCAAGGGCGTCAAGGTCGGCGTCATTGATACCGGCGTTGATCTGGAACACCCGGCATTTGCCGGTCGTGTGGTGGCACAGTACGACTTTGTAGGTGATGCCTATGACGCTGGCGGCGAAGGTGACGCGCTCAAGCCGCACCCGGATCCCATTGCCGATGACTGCGGCGGGCACGGTTCGCACGTGGCGGGCATCGTGGGCGGCAACGACCCCAGCAAGGGCTTCAAGGGCGTCGCGCCGGACGTGAGCTTCGGCGCATACCGCGTGTTCGGCTGTGACGGCAGCACTGACGAGAGCGTCATGATTGACGCCCTGGAACGTGCCTACGCCGATGGAATGCAGGTCGTGAACCTCAGCATCGGGTCTGCCTTTGAGAACTGGGAAGCTACGCCCTCTGCGAAGGTCGCCAGCCGCCTCGTGAAAAAAGGCATGGTTGTGGTGGCCAGCGCCGGGAACAGTGGTACCAGCGGCCAGTACTCCATGGGCGGCGTTACCATGGGCGACAACGTGATCTCTGTTGCTTCCGTAAGCAACACCGAGATTGAGGTCAACAACTTCACCATCACGCCGGACGGCAGCAAAATCGGGTACTTCGCCGCGACGGGCGCGCCGACCGCCACGGTCGGGGCCACGCTTCCCATCACGAAGAACCCGGCCAGCACTACCGCCACGGCCAATGACGGGTGCCTCGTGGGTGGCGTGAACCCCTTCACAGCTGGCAGCCTGACCGGAAAAGCCGTCCTGATCCGCCGTGGCAGCTGCACGTTCTACGAAAAAACCAAGAACGCCCAGGACGCCGGGGCGTCGGCCGTGATCATCTACAACAACACGACGGGTTACATCAGCCCGTCGCTGTCTGGCGCGGCAACCATCACTATTCCAGTGGTGGCAGTCAGCGCGGCCGATGGTGCCAAGATCGACGGATTGATCGGCGGTGGACTCACCATGACCTTTAACGCCGGGAAGATCATCATTCCGAACCCCACGGCCAACACCCTGGACTCGTACTCCTCGTACGGGATGAGTGCCGAACTGGAACTCAAGCCTGATATTGCCGCGCCCGGGGGGAATATCCGCAGTGCCTGGCCGCTGAGCAACGATCCCAGCGGCTACGCCACCCTCAGCGGCACCTCAATGGCTTCTCCTCACGTGGCTGGCGCCGCCGCGCTGATGCTGCAGGCCTTCCCGAACACCAGGGCCAAGGACATGCGCGGCCTGCTGATGAACAGCGCCTCCCTGCGCTGGTACCGCAATGCCGGCGGCACGCTGTTCAGCGGTCTGCCCGACTACGTGCAGCGCCAGGGCGCCGGTATGGTGGACATTGTCGCCTCGTACTACAGCACGGTGCGCGCCACGCCCAACAAGCTCAGCCTGGGTGAAAGTGCGTCCTTCGCCACGCGAAGCAAGGTCGTGGTGCTGAAGAACACCTGGTCGCGCACCGAGACGTTCACGGCCCACCACTACCCTGCTCTGACGGTGGGCGGCACCACCTTCGCGCCCAGCCCTGTGACGAAGTACGCCACAGTGACGATCAACGGTCAGGACGCTGACAATGGCACCGTGGCAATTACCGTGCCGGCCAGCG from Deinococcus taeanensis carries:
- a CDS encoding nitroreductase family protein; amino-acid sequence: MTATLPPTLSAQAQAVLDVIHTRRTVDLALLQPDPVPREVTEAILTAGTWAPTHGRTEPWRFTVFTGPGRAQLAEMFAQAYAAGSAPDRDSEPALAAQRARAWRAPLWISLELHMPARPKMPEWEEQAALACAAQNMLLAATAFGLAGKWVSGPVMISPVTAAALGAPKLLGLLYLGYPAGDRPASTRAPLSEKVTWVE
- a CDS encoding S8 family serine peptidase, encoding MKTSLKTVSLLSLALVLGACGNNSAPTAQKNPVKNTQAAASVPARWFVELQGDPTTLSSQSVTGQQAAFRAQAAQLGLKYQELKSYHTLFNGFVVQATQANINRISRMPGVLGVYPVQEVKAPIVERNLTAALTPEMYSANKMTGADIAQNELGLTGKGVKVGVIDTGVDLEHPAFAGRVVAQYDFVGDAYDAGGEGDALKPHPDPIADDCGGHGSHVAGIVGGNDPSKGFKGVAPDVSFGAYRVFGCDGSTDESVMIDALERAYADGMQVVNLSIGSAFENWEATPSAKVASRLVKKGMVVVASAGNSGTSGQYSMGGVTMGDNVISVASVSNTEIEVNNFTITPDGSKIGYFAATGAPTATVGATLPITKNPASTTATANDGCLVGGVNPFTAGSLTGKAVLIRRGSCTFYEKTKNAQDAGASAVIIYNNTTGYISPSLSGAATITIPVVAVSAADGAKIDGLIGGGLTMTFNAGKIIIPNPTANTLDSYSSYGMSAELELKPDIAAPGGNIRSAWPLSNDPSGYATLSGTSMASPHVAGAAALMLQAFPNTRAKDMRGLLMNSASLRWYRNAGGTLFSGLPDYVQRQGAGMVDIVASYYSTVRATPNKLSLGESASFATRSKVVVLKNTWSRTETFTAHHYPALTVGGTTFAPSPVTKYATVTINGQDADNGTVAITVPASGEAEMNVVITPPAGAADKSQYGGYIVLESKSGQNMVIPYGGFKGDYQSIQVLGDTKWGTYTANFPALNDAKADYWYEEGEVPTGTIDYTMAEDDQPEVWAHFAHQARKVTFEVLDANGALVDTLGVYNYLRRNGTNVVSSGADAFFTFNWDGKLSNGNTAPNGVYQLRLKVLKALGDETVASDTEVYTSQKFTVARP
- a CDS encoding LptA/OstA family protein, whose protein sequence is MLPSRWTVAARLTLALLLGGGAPFVWALAQTGPAAQVTPAPATSPAPDDAPAGAEAEQSSLELVRRSEKDGVERRIVIVKSGTSDETGIFAICTPQDGEPENTPTLAVFSEAGVGGVRLTIDKNVIRVPLAVVTQLPPRDGQEGSDGRVEASGGTARFLDEAPEGKTDRLSRCAVEAAPQAAPDTVLVTQGRTELKGQKLVYDSSDGVARIDGPIVFRRSSDTDPLTGKSDRIEVSVDDEKTTLVGNVVLNSAGGRVSEAARVEYDDTRNVARLYGTAEEPARSVKGNDTLRAGLIVYDLERNEVYAVKGEGGTITGEFMDGDPPAAPTPAAAPGRP
- a CDS encoding TatD family hydrolase, with translation MIDSHTHLDYLDDPASARGELGLSAMICVGASPQHARNAVALAEQFSDVYATVGLHPTDTAEDSPEARAQLEALAGHPRVVGIGESGLDDYWDPTKRAAQQQAFEWQLDLARRNGKTLVIHTRDQAGQDSAHRGVMDILNAWPDVPVILHCFSGHQGLLRFGLHRGEHTFFGFAGNTTYKTALDIQAAARDLPLSRLLLETDAPFLAPVPKRGKPNRPGYVRHTLNFIAALRDMDPADLERATDENTRRAYHLPTPQ
- a CDS encoding Ig-like domain-containing protein, with the protein product MKRTGPFLFLALTGALLTACTPHRTPDATKPAVTLTAAPTTVNASRAITLTATATDNVGVSQVAFYRGTTLISTDTTAPYTATDNVTSAQNGTLTYRAVASDAAGNTAEASATVTVAIADANEPNDSVATATTLAIGGTANGAITAQGRDMDYFKFTATTGDMLQLNVRSVSVNPSSTLDPYVTILMPDGKTILEKDDDSGAGLESEIRFNVPQSGTYTVVVTSFNIHDDPVATDDKATNTYQIALSRR
- a CDS encoding LptA/OstA family protein, which produces MNKTTSLLVLLALTAPVLAQTDAGKRLITIEGGPRGDVRNGPLTFVGNPVKARVSTLNIEAAQAVLAAPKGTPLIEAKGRRTANFTGNVKVDRGRLSATGSSLAYDESTGQGVLNGSASATFVPENKADGDTVTIRAATMSLDVDNDESTSTGNVTLSNGAQSGKADKLIFDEKRELALLTGTPSLTRAAKSGQKELIITGQEVRALTKSKTLYVRGGVKLVQGTTTTTGDAVYYDDRKNVAYVVGNAVSVDSKSRVTVKAPASGYLEQRTDLARVRALNAAYKIPTDQFRLTREK